The Geoalkalibacter subterraneus genome contains the following window.
TGAGAATTGAAGGAGCCGCCTGGGTGGCTTGCCCATCTGAGCGGCAGCCCGCCAGAAGCAGGAGCGAAAAAATAGCGATTAAGGCTGCGAAACGCTTCATCGGTAGGCTCCAAACCCTGTAGAATCAAGAAGCAATGCCATAATCCGGTCCTGATAAACCTTCGCAAACAGCAAGTCGCTTGGAATCCTCATCCCCGAATGACTGAACAGCCAGAGGTTTTGGTTGACCAAGGCGAGCTTGCCCTCGTCTCGCATACGCCGAACAAACAAATCATTCTCAATCTCTGGCCCCTCATACCCCATGGCAGGGCGCGGCTTTTTGTTCTCGTACTCGGTCCGGGCCAGCGCCCGAAAGGTTTTCATTGAGTCGACGGCCATCTCCCGGGTGATGCGCTGACCATAGAACATAGCGCCGAGGCCCGGCAACGCGTATTCGTACCGCCTGGGCAGAAGATGGTCGGTGAACAGGCCGTTGCCGTCCCGGGCGATTTCTTCCTGAAGTGCCTGTTCGATCCTTGGTAGATTGTCCTGGATCCAGTTGCTCGCTTTTTGTACCGGGGCGCGCGTCGGCGAGGAAATCACCTCCGTGCCCGGCGCACCCGCAATGGTCGCAACATTGTAAATGCCCCCCATTTTTCCGCTCAGAGCTTCCCGCCACTCCCCCGCCGCAAGATCTTCTTGGAAAGATTGATCGTCGGCATGGGGCCCAAGTATATTGTCGCGGTTGGAATGGAGCACGACGATTTTCTTGGCGGCGCGATGAGCGTGGATGAAGTTCCAGTTGCGCAGGACGCTCGAGTCCTTGCCGGGATCGCTGGAGAGGGCCGTGTCGGGCACAGCGGGCTGCCACATGAAGGCGTGGGCGATGCACTCCAGGCGCCCGGGCATTTGGCCCAGCAGATTCATGGCGACCAGCAGTACGCGGTTGCCCAAGCTGTGGGCGATAATGTTGACGGCGATGCCTGCGCCGACCAGTTGATCAATGAGTCCGGCCAGTACGAAACCGGCATCATTGGCTCTGCTTTCTGCGGCCATGTAGTCGAGCGCAAACACATCGCCTGACCAGGCCAGATGAATCATCCGGGTGAATTTGCGGTAGTCGTCGCGGTTGAACAGCCCAGTGGCGCGGTTGAGGTTGTCTTCCATGTGGATGAACCAGTTGTGACCATC
Protein-coding sequences here:
- a CDS encoding alpha/beta hydrolase, whose protein sequence is MSTQLTNPSNEAIIRIASPRPRCTSWDVAPAVIVNAREDRQPGADPSARDLLREDELRYFQKNGNNATIFIHGFNVPYGRFSHHVQLFDWGHDILRNQTIAPRLSYNDKFATTYRDRDTLARQYRRWQERYPHLYAGIDLENLNGSDGHNWFIHMEDNLNRATGLFNRDDYRKFTRMIHLAWSGDVFALDYMAAESRANDAGFVLAGLIDQLVGAGIAVNIIAHSLGNRVLLVAMNLLGQMPGRLECIAHAFMWQPAVPDTALSSDPGKDSSVLRNWNFIHAHRAAKKIVVLHSNRDNILGPHADDQSFQEDLAAGEWREALSGKMGGIYNVATIAGAPGTEVISSPTRAPVQKASNWIQDNLPRIEQALQEEIARDGNGLFTDHLLPRRYEYALPGLGAMFYGQRITREMAVDSMKTFRALARTEYENKKPRPAMGYEGPEIENDLFVRRMRDEGKLALVNQNLWLFSHSGMRIPSDLLFAKVYQDRIMALLLDSTGFGAYR